A window from Prosthecobacter algae encodes these proteins:
- a CDS encoding choice-of-anchor tandem repeat NxxGxxAF-containing protein gives MTFTLYSGLGGNTGGNAVIAQTSLTAAQVDASAETEEVFTFAEQLLLAGDYSVTLTSTAATAGDGYTVKLGRLAVYDAVGYVLNVANTLLSSVFWIQDARDAGDADGNFNTNGGQIAGGSLMVADVSLFNGAAVTDPALADDQATAVNFGNMVIGSTIDRVFTVRNDGAGGMTGIAVSFTGAGAAQFSLQSAPAVVLAAGATTNFTVRFQSATASLANAQLVIASNDPDENPFSVPLTARAQSAPVISNRLAVSQSSTAATLTAQVNPGGAVTTVSFQYSTSAAFDAGLVTTALQSIGSGTSPVNVSVPISGLNPNSVYYWRVVATNSLNTTTSSGQALLKVAMMPSYTQNPTYANALINTSINVWGRVWGGTAPFTYRMSYGDGTTDTSGAVSNVKYITAPHTFTTAGSKTVTLTVTDSTGASASRSSVVRVLPSVDLDERSNIAIEKALVYLYNSALELNTDRIYWYQSNSDYGFGTTGASVLAFEEQGHLPGNDSVEWVYTDTVRRGLNFLIGVGAGTNYGALQNISDHSDGIAVRDVDDDNDGKGAYLWNGGHGTYVNSLAGMAVIFAYRNPTAAQAAIIPSGPFINMSYYDLVIDLLDTFKWCMGDSTVRGSYVYSVTSASQSGYDGSAQQWPILCYKAGLDRLKITPPTWYLDNAVYGFQVVQNANGGVGYGSNSSWLNTAKTGGLLAAMAFANRFTGNDNVDRAMGFLQTYWDANRDGGNSGIVGAGWAGNWYAMYGIKKGLTLQGITNVTVSGTSRDWKKEMTGWLLGDATQLPATLSPSFRTANDMFGQQPDGRWISQDWPSSTSYNDLSTAHGVLILSASVTQAPPVPVIGEVGEQSNKVGFRSFTLSAAGSYHLDPDRAIVEYLWDWNAADGLNWTTPDATGSQVTNPGYATTGTYTVTLRVKDNNDPALIKTSTVQVTVVATDVAPVAVALPLGGFQGYAGKVGQPITLDGSNSYDPDGDPIVNYSWDLNGDGIYGDATGVTVTVTYNTPYVGSLGLRVTANGKTSNNTAVVDIQAADADISLGTVTLSNVVPRTSADFSIQVSNDPGSGQSFNNVVLRIYNGNPYAGGGAIGTPYLVNLPSGTTTTVNITGVNLGGATTAWVYLDSTQAVIEANEANNAAGPFNVDQLPADISVEYPSGTVLTSGSSTVVIPEVVLAGQSGTPITFTVRNTGEANLENLVITKAGTNPADFTVTALGSTTVAGASFTTFAVTFTPTGYLGGVRSGVLQIASNDPNENPFLINIQARARLTVIPVAKDAGKDIVTENPVKGSDGVSEIGLYDILRRGGYVAENGTVVFPGSLIVGSGSPAVTVNNSQGVWKAGTTGNVWMVARTGETVPDAAGTTFDYLPIVPGINEDGEVTLLASMRIGTGGVTSANDTGVWSEIGGSSMRLLAREGDPVPGLPGVFIKTFCAGVYATAKTAADKGDAMYSVTFGGASTTTAIVRNRVDRTLGTVSMQIVARENSPAPGTSENFGNLMGAFSDPARMDGTGNAVFAAVTKTNKEGIWYHAVNNLGAPVRAVFTGDVAPGTGGATFSRIQRPTMGSGSVISFRGLLNKNGDNTSGQKGDGIWRGSAATGSYTCVLRSGDSGIAGMPVGSKVGNTWGGWLTNLNRGAWKTWLDVNGDGVSKAPTDVHALFTDVSGTMRMVVKVGDAAPGITGATFSSLEIPMVGGQEQMIFLGKVTGPGIVAGVNDKGLWRQEPNGGELELVLRSGDPLGTTLHGMKTVSTIDFPGSDTTSTTDRRWEQLVIDGDGNIVVLIIFTDGTSSQAMVPAGL, from the coding sequence GTGACCTTCACTTTGTACTCCGGTCTCGGCGGAAACACGGGTGGCAACGCCGTGATCGCCCAGACTAGCCTGACGGCAGCGCAGGTGGATGCCTCGGCCGAAACGGAAGAAGTCTTCACCTTTGCCGAGCAACTGCTGCTGGCAGGTGACTACTCCGTGACGCTGACTTCCACGGCCGCGACTGCGGGTGATGGTTACACGGTGAAACTGGGCCGCCTGGCTGTATACGATGCGGTAGGCTATGTATTGAATGTGGCAAACACCCTGCTGTCCTCCGTTTTCTGGATTCAGGATGCGCGCGATGCCGGGGATGCAGATGGGAACTTCAACACCAATGGCGGGCAGATCGCAGGTGGTTCCTTGATGGTGGCAGATGTGTCGCTTTTTAATGGTGCCGCAGTCACAGACCCAGCGCTGGCGGATGACCAGGCTACGGCTGTGAATTTTGGCAACATGGTGATCGGAAGCACGATTGACCGTGTGTTTACCGTGCGCAACGATGGCGCGGGTGGGATGACGGGGATCGCGGTGAGCTTCACCGGCGCGGGCGCGGCCCAGTTCAGCCTTCAGTCTGCCCCTGCGGTCGTCCTGGCCGCTGGTGCCACGACCAACTTCACGGTGCGCTTTCAGTCGGCCACGGCCTCGCTGGCAAATGCGCAGTTGGTGATCGCCTCGAACGATCCCGATGAGAATCCTTTCAGTGTGCCGCTGACGGCACGGGCACAGAGCGCGCCGGTGATCAGCAATCGCCTGGCGGTGAGCCAGAGCTCCACAGCGGCGACGCTGACGGCGCAGGTGAATCCCGGTGGTGCGGTGACGACGGTGAGCTTCCAGTATTCCACCAGTGCCGCCTTTGATGCGGGCCTGGTGACGACCGCCCTGCAGAGCATCGGCAGCGGGACATCCCCCGTGAACGTGAGCGTGCCGATCTCCGGCCTGAATCCAAACAGTGTGTATTACTGGCGTGTGGTGGCAACCAACAGCCTGAACACGACGACCTCCAGCGGCCAGGCCTTGCTGAAGGTGGCCATGATGCCCAGCTACACGCAGAACCCGACCTATGCGAATGCCCTGATCAATACCTCGATCAACGTCTGGGGACGCGTGTGGGGTGGCACAGCGCCCTTCACCTATCGCATGAGCTATGGCGACGGCACGACCGACACCTCTGGGGCGGTGAGCAACGTGAAATACATTACTGCGCCGCATACCTTTACCACGGCGGGTTCCAAGACGGTGACGCTGACGGTGACGGACTCTACCGGGGCCAGTGCCTCGCGTTCCTCCGTGGTGCGCGTGCTGCCCTCCGTAGATCTGGACGAGCGCTCGAACATCGCCATCGAAAAAGCCCTGGTGTACCTTTACAACAGCGCTCTGGAGCTGAACACGGACCGCATTTACTGGTATCAGTCGAATTCGGACTACGGGTTTGGCACCACCGGGGCTAGCGTGCTGGCCTTTGAAGAGCAGGGGCACCTTCCTGGCAATGACTCGGTGGAGTGGGTTTATACAGACACCGTCCGTCGTGGTCTGAACTTCCTCATCGGTGTGGGCGCTGGCACCAACTACGGTGCCCTGCAAAACATCTCAGACCACAGCGATGGCATCGCCGTGCGGGATGTGGATGATGACAATGACGGCAAAGGCGCCTACCTCTGGAATGGTGGCCATGGCACGTATGTGAACTCCTTGGCAGGCATGGCCGTGATCTTTGCCTACCGCAATCCGACGGCGGCCCAGGCGGCCATCATCCCCAGCGGTCCGTTCATCAACATGAGCTACTACGACTTGGTGATCGACCTGCTGGACACCTTCAAGTGGTGCATGGGCGACAGTACCGTGCGCGGGTCTTATGTATATTCGGTGACATCCGCCTCCCAAAGTGGATACGACGGTTCAGCCCAGCAGTGGCCGATCCTTTGCTACAAAGCCGGGCTGGACCGGTTGAAGATCACGCCGCCCACCTGGTACCTGGACAATGCTGTGTACGGCTTCCAAGTCGTGCAGAATGCCAATGGTGGTGTGGGTTATGGCTCGAATAGCTCGTGGCTTAACACCGCTAAAACAGGCGGTTTGCTCGCTGCCATGGCCTTTGCCAACCGCTTTACCGGGAATGACAATGTGGACCGCGCCATGGGCTTCCTACAGACGTATTGGGATGCCAATCGCGATGGTGGCAACAGCGGCATCGTGGGTGCTGGTTGGGCAGGTAACTGGTATGCCATGTACGGCATTAAAAAAGGCCTGACCCTGCAGGGCATCACGAATGTGACCGTGAGCGGAACTTCCCGCGACTGGAAGAAGGAAATGACGGGCTGGCTGCTGGGCGATGCCACACAGTTGCCTGCCACCCTGTCGCCCAGCTTCCGGACGGCAAATGACATGTTTGGTCAGCAGCCGGATGGACGCTGGATCAGCCAGGACTGGCCGAGCAGCACGAGCTACAATGACCTGAGCACCGCGCACGGCGTGCTCATCCTTTCCGCCTCCGTCACGCAGGCACCGCCGGTGCCGGTGATCGGCGAAGTGGGCGAGCAGAGCAACAAGGTTGGCTTCCGCTCCTTCACCCTCAGCGCCGCCGGTTCCTATCACTTGGATCCTGACCGCGCCATCGTGGAATACCTCTGGGACTGGAATGCAGCGGATGGCCTGAACTGGACCACGCCGGATGCGACCGGATCCCAGGTGACCAATCCTGGCTACGCCACCACCGGCACCTACACGGTGACGCTGCGGGTGAAGGACAACAATGACCCGGCGCTGATCAAGACCTCCACCGTGCAGGTGACGGTGGTGGCGACGGACGTGGCCCCGGTGGCCGTGGCACTGCCTCTGGGCGGCTTCCAGGGTTACGCGGGCAAGGTGGGCCAGCCGATCACGCTGGACGGTTCCAATTCCTATGACCCAGATGGCGACCCTATCGTGAACTATAGCTGGGACTTGAACGGCGACGGCATCTACGGAGACGCCACGGGCGTGACGGTGACGGTGACCTATAACACACCTTACGTCGGCAGTCTGGGCCTGCGAGTGACGGCGAATGGCAAGACCAGCAATAACACGGCTGTGGTGGACATCCAGGCGGCCGATGCGGACATCAGCCTCGGCACGGTGACGCTTTCCAACGTTGTGCCCCGCACCTCAGCAGACTTCAGCATCCAGGTCAGCAATGATCCGGGCTCAGGCCAGTCCTTTAACAACGTGGTGCTGCGTATCTACAACGGCAATCCCTATGCGGGCGGCGGTGCCATCGGCACCCCTTACCTGGTGAATCTGCCTTCTGGAACCACCACGACGGTGAACATCACCGGAGTGAATCTGGGTGGTGCGACCACCGCCTGGGTGTACCTGGACTCCACGCAGGCCGTGATCGAGGCGAACGAAGCGAACAACGCTGCCGGTCCTTTCAATGTGGATCAGCTCCCTGCGGACATCTCCGTGGAGTATCCTTCCGGCACGGTGCTGACCTCTGGCAGCTCGACGGTGGTGATTCCTGAAGTGGTGCTGGCTGGCCAGAGCGGCACGCCGATCACCTTCACGGTGCGCAATACTGGGGAGGCCAATCTGGAAAACCTGGTCATCACCAAGGCGGGGACGAATCCTGCGGACTTCACCGTGACTGCCCTGGGCAGCACCACGGTGGCTGGTGCCAGCTTTACCACCTTCGCGGTCACCTTTACGCCGACCGGCTATCTGGGCGGGGTGCGCTCGGGGGTTCTACAGATCGCCAGCAATGACCCGAATGAAAATCCCTTCCTCATCAACATCCAGGCAAGAGCCCGTCTCACCGTCATTCCGGTGGCTAAGGATGCCGGCAAGGACATCGTGACGGAAAACCCGGTGAAGGGCAGCGATGGTGTGTCTGAGATCGGTCTGTATGACATCCTGCGTCGTGGTGGCTACGTGGCTGAAAATGGGACCGTAGTGTTCCCTGGTTCCCTCATCGTGGGTTCTGGCTCACCGGCTGTGACGGTGAACAATTCCCAGGGTGTCTGGAAGGCTGGCACCACGGGCAATGTGTGGATGGTGGCCCGCACGGGTGAAACCGTGCCGGATGCGGCAGGCACCACGTTTGACTACCTGCCGATCGTGCCAGGCATCAATGAAGATGGTGAAGTGACGCTGCTGGCCTCCATGCGCATCGGCACCGGTGGGGTCACCTCCGCCAACGACACAGGTGTGTGGAGCGAGATCGGCGGTTCCTCCATGCGTCTTCTGGCCCGTGAAGGGGATCCTGTTCCTGGCCTGCCGGGCGTCTTTATCAAGACCTTCTGCGCTGGTGTGTATGCCACGGCCAAAACGGCTGCCGACAAGGGCGATGCGATGTATTCCGTGACCTTTGGCGGGGCGAGCACGACGACGGCGATCGTGCGCAACCGGGTGGACCGCACGCTGGGCACCGTCTCCATGCAGATCGTGGCCCGTGAGAATTCACCGGCTCCTGGCACCTCGGAAAACTTTGGCAACCTGATGGGCGCCTTCTCAGATCCTGCCCGTATGGATGGCACAGGCAACGCTGTCTTTGCCGCTGTGACGAAGACGAACAAGGAAGGCATCTGGTACCACGCCGTGAACAATCTGGGCGCTCCAGTGCGGGCTGTCTTCACAGGCGACGTGGCACCTGGCACGGGTGGGGCGACCTTCTCTCGCATCCAGCGCCCAACGATGGGCTCTGGCAGCGTCATCAGCTTCCGTGGTTTGCTCAACAAGAACGGTGACAACACCAGTGGCCAGAAAGGCGATGGCATCTGGCGCGGCAGTGCGGCGACGGGTAGCTACACCTGCGTGCTGCGCAGCGGCGACAGCGGCATCGCTGGCATGCCTGTGGGCTCCAAGGTGGGCAACACCTGGGGTGGCTGGCTGACCAACCTGAACCGCGGTGCCTGGAAGACCTGGCTGGATGTGAACGGTGACGGCGTGAGCAAAGCCCCGACCGATGTGCATGCCCTGTTCACCGATGTCTCCGGCACGATGCGCATGGTCGTCAAAGTGGGCGATGCCGCACCAGGCATCACGGGTGCCACCTTCTCCAGCCTGGAAATCCCCATGGTGGGCGGGCAGGAGCAGATGATCTTCCTGGGCAAGGTGACCGGACCTGGCATCGTGGCCGGTGTGAATGACAAGGGCCTGTGGCGCCAGGAGCCGAACGGCGGTGAACTGGAACTGGTGCTGCGCAGCGGTGACCCTCTGGGCACCACCCTGCATGGCATGAAGACGGTCTCTACCATCGACTTCCCCGGCTCTGACACCACCAGCACGACCGACCGCCGCTGGGAACAGTTGGTGATCGATGGCGATGGCAACATCGTGGTCCTCATCATCTTCACCGACGGGACCAGCAGCCAGGCCATGGTGCCTGCTGGCCTCTAA
- the pstB gene encoding phosphate ABC transporter ATP-binding protein PstB encodes MPSSPFIRVDRFSFWYGAKQVLHNICLDIPENEITAFIGPSGCGKTTLLRNINRMNDLVDGIKHEGDIFIDGQSLYDPTVEVISLRKRVGMVFQKYNPFPKSIYENVIFSLRVAGRNGKSELDEVVEQSLRGAALWDEVKDKLHESAFGLSGGQQQRLCIARAIANRPQILLMDEPCAALDPVATLKIEELMIGLKKEFTIVIVTHNMEQARRCADRTAFFYLGKLIEFRPTLNLFNTPQDPQTEAYVRGKFS; translated from the coding sequence ATGCCTTCTTCCCCCTTCATTCGTGTGGACCGTTTCTCTTTTTGGTACGGGGCCAAACAAGTGCTGCACAACATCTGCCTGGACATCCCGGAAAACGAGATCACGGCCTTCATCGGTCCTTCCGGCTGCGGCAAGACCACCCTCCTGCGCAACATCAACCGCATGAATGACTTGGTGGACGGCATCAAGCATGAAGGCGACATCTTCATTGATGGCCAGAGCCTCTATGATCCCACCGTGGAAGTGATCTCCTTGCGCAAGCGCGTGGGCATGGTCTTCCAGAAGTACAATCCCTTCCCCAAGAGCATCTACGAAAACGTCATCTTCTCCCTCCGCGTCGCCGGGCGGAATGGCAAAAGCGAACTCGATGAGGTGGTGGAGCAGAGCCTGCGTGGTGCCGCCCTGTGGGATGAGGTGAAGGACAAGCTGCATGAGAGCGCCTTTGGCCTTTCCGGCGGTCAGCAGCAGCGCCTCTGCATTGCCCGCGCCATCGCCAATCGCCCGCAGATTTTGCTGATGGATGAGCCCTGCGCCGCGCTGGATCCCGTGGCCACGCTGAAGATCGAGGAACTCATGATCGGCCTCAAAAAGGAGTTCACCATCGTCATCGTCACTCATAATATGGAGCAGGCCCGCCGCTGTGCCGACCGCACCGCCTTCTTCTACCTGGGCAAGCTCATCGAATTCCGCCCCACGCTGAATCTCTTCAACACCCCGCAGGACCCGCAGACCGAGGCCTACGTGCGCGGCAAGTTCAGTTGA
- a CDS encoding GNAT family N-acetyltransferase — protein sequence MSAILNQAFHCPSVPPEIMDRLWEAGWRHFGPSFYRYSLSVDDGGVRTITPLRLDLENFTLSKSQRRVLRKNEDLRHEFAPATLSMQARMMFQRHKARFKDNIPDDLDTFLSETPATVPCTCQECRVYAGDELIAISYLDIGQEATSAVYGLFEPDHSPRSLGTYTLLKEIQHSQSLGCRYYYPGYATVEPSPYDYKKQLHGLEVLDWASGTWSPLPRSIPGR from the coding sequence ATGTCTGCCATCCTCAACCAGGCCTTTCACTGCCCCTCCGTCCCGCCGGAGATCATGGACCGTCTGTGGGAGGCTGGCTGGCGTCACTTTGGCCCCAGCTTTTACCGTTACAGCCTCAGCGTGGATGATGGCGGTGTACGTACCATCACCCCACTGCGGCTGGACCTGGAAAACTTCACCCTCAGCAAAAGCCAGCGCCGCGTGCTGCGCAAAAATGAGGACCTGCGCCACGAGTTCGCCCCCGCCACCCTTTCCATGCAGGCCCGCATGATGTTCCAGCGCCACAAGGCCCGCTTCAAGGACAACATCCCAGACGATCTCGACACCTTCCTTTCCGAGACTCCCGCCACCGTCCCCTGCACCTGCCAGGAGTGCCGCGTGTATGCGGGGGATGAGCTCATCGCCATCAGTTACCTAGACATTGGCCAGGAGGCCACCTCCGCTGTCTATGGCCTCTTCGAGCCAGACCACTCCCCGCGCAGCCTGGGCACCTACACGCTGCTCAAAGAGATCCAGCACAGCCAGTCCCTCGGCTGCCGCTACTACTACCCCGGTTATGCCACGGTGGAGCCCAGCCCCTACGATTATAAAAAGCAGCTTCACGGCCTCGAAGTGCTCGACTGGGCATCCGGCACCTGGTCCCCCCTGCCAAGATCCATTCCCGGACGATAA
- a CDS encoding DUF4178 domain-containing protein encodes MDSSTTDQTYASRRYDCPQCGAPVEFRSSISLSSVCGHCRSIVVRQDFQVATFGHVAELPPDLSPLQIGTQGHWQGRAFTLIGRMRLHYGDGSWTEWCADFGQGTYGWVAEVMGFYMVSFAHSVKLPLVQEDVPAGQIVKIDGDEWRVADVKEGRCIAAEGELPMVAPPGWSRTSIDLVGPGGEFGSIEITPDSREFFSGEYAEFGALNFTGLRKIPGWDKDAEITRRQSQAMPCPSCGAPVNLRAEGQSMAAVCGSCASILDTTTPNLQEIGKVAQTTLRLKLLLPIGTRGLFKDEMWEVVGFMRRKDRWCSWDEYLLFNPWLGFRFLVTFGGHWSFVRILPGHHTGNRWQGQIFKLFAREESVTTDVLGEFYWRVRNGERALLTDYVSPPYILSKEEMPGLNEITWSAGEYVEPEEVQKAFVPAGSTLPRPSGTYLNQPNPHGRRWKEVRATFIFTLIAYILIQVLFMGWGTPRHIAHTGIDYQGTRPGETLVSEPFKLDGSSAPLHITATGLLLTDTYLGLKGSLVESKTQRSFPVAFPLANYTTAPDGSRQKITLPAIPSGEYVLRLTPDAAATLPNASVTFTIERGGLFWSNFWLGLFIICLWPVWNMMRSGSFEKRRWYESEFNPYGSSDD; translated from the coding sequence GTGGATTCCTCGACGACTGATCAGACCTACGCCAGCCGCCGCTACGACTGCCCGCAATGCGGGGCCCCGGTCGAGTTTCGCTCCTCCATCAGTCTCTCGTCCGTCTGCGGCCACTGCCGCTCCATCGTCGTTCGCCAGGACTTCCAGGTGGCCACCTTTGGCCACGTGGCCGAGCTGCCGCCCGATCTCTCGCCCCTCCAGATCGGCACCCAGGGCCACTGGCAGGGCCGCGCCTTCACCCTCATCGGCCGCATGCGCCTGCACTATGGCGACGGCTCCTGGACGGAGTGGTGCGCGGACTTTGGCCAGGGCACCTATGGCTGGGTGGCGGAGGTCATGGGCTTCTACATGGTCAGCTTTGCCCACAGCGTGAAACTGCCCCTCGTGCAGGAGGACGTGCCCGCCGGGCAGATCGTCAAAATCGACGGTGACGAGTGGCGCGTGGCCGATGTCAAAGAGGGCCGCTGCATCGCTGCGGAGGGGGAGCTGCCCATGGTCGCCCCACCTGGCTGGTCCCGCACCAGCATTGATCTTGTGGGGCCTGGAGGCGAGTTCGGCAGCATCGAGATCACCCCCGACAGCCGCGAATTCTTCTCCGGCGAATACGCGGAATTTGGCGCTCTGAACTTCACCGGCCTGCGCAAGATCCCCGGCTGGGACAAGGATGCCGAAATCACCCGCCGCCAGAGCCAGGCCATGCCCTGCCCCAGTTGCGGTGCCCCGGTGAATCTGCGGGCCGAGGGCCAGTCCATGGCCGCCGTCTGCGGCTCCTGCGCCAGCATCCTGGATACCACCACCCCGAACCTGCAAGAGATCGGCAAGGTGGCCCAGACCACCCTGCGGCTGAAGCTCCTGCTGCCCATCGGCACGCGCGGCCTGTTCAAGGACGAGATGTGGGAGGTCGTCGGTTTCATGCGGCGCAAGGACCGCTGGTGCTCCTGGGATGAATACCTATTGTTCAATCCTTGGTTAGGCTTCCGTTTCCTCGTCACCTTCGGCGGTCACTGGAGCTTTGTCCGCATCCTCCCCGGCCACCACACGGGCAACCGCTGGCAGGGCCAGATCTTCAAGCTCTTTGCCCGCGAAGAGTCCGTCACCACGGATGTCCTGGGCGAGTTTTACTGGCGCGTGAGAAATGGTGAGCGCGCCCTGCTCACCGACTATGTCTCGCCACCCTACATCCTTTCCAAGGAGGAGATGCCCGGCCTGAACGAGATCACCTGGTCCGCCGGCGAATACGTGGAGCCGGAAGAGGTGCAAAAGGCCTTTGTCCCCGCAGGCAGCACCCTCCCCCGCCCCAGCGGCACCTACCTCAATCAGCCCAATCCCCATGGCCGCCGGTGGAAGGAGGTGCGCGCCACCTTCATCTTCACCCTCATCGCCTACATCCTCATTCAGGTGCTCTTCATGGGCTGGGGCACCCCCCGGCACATCGCCCACACAGGCATCGACTATCAGGGCACACGCCCCGGCGAAACCCTCGTCTCCGAGCCCTTCAAGCTCGACGGCTCCTCCGCCCCTCTCCACATCACCGCCACCGGCCTCCTGCTCACCGATACCTACCTCGGTCTCAAAGGCAGCTTGGTGGAGTCCAAAACGCAGCGCAGCTTCCCCGTCGCCTTTCCCCTGGCCAACTACACCACCGCGCCGGATGGCAGCCGCCAGAAGATTACCCTGCCCGCCATCCCTTCCGGCGAGTATGTGCTGCGCCTCACGCCCGATGCCGCCGCCACCCTGCCCAATGCCAGCGTCACCTTCACCATCGAGCGCGGCGGCCTCTTTTGGTCGAATTTCTGGTTAGGCCTTTTCATCATCTGCCTCTGGCCCGTCTGGAACATGATGCGCAGCGGCAGCTTTGAAAAACGCCGCTGGTACGAAAGTGAGTTCAACCCCTACGGCAGCAGCGACGACTGA
- a CDS encoding DUF350 domain-containing protein — MDFAILLNSIIYAVLGIIIFVSGFIIVDKLTPYDLWKQLVEEKNLALAIVVGAAALGICQIIAAAIH, encoded by the coding sequence ATGGACTTCGCCATCCTCCTCAATTCCATCATCTATGCCGTTCTCGGCATCATCATCTTTGTCTCCGGCTTCATCATTGTGGACAAGCTGACGCCCTACGACCTGTGGAAGCAGCTCGTCGAGGAAAAGAACCTCGCCCTGGCCATCGTCGTCGGTGCCGCCGCCCTCGGCATCTGCCAGATCATCGCCGCCGCCATCCATTGA